GCGGCATCCAGCAGCGGCAGCAGCGATGCGCCATTGTCTGATAATGCCTTGATGGTGACAGTGTCACCTAAAGCGGTAATGCGCAGCGCGCTATCGACCAGCAGCAGGCTTTTGAGATCGTCCTTGCTGTCGATATCCGCCGATTCCAGCAGCAGCGTTGCCGGACGTGCCCCGCACACCTGATGAAACAGCGCGGTCGGGTTGTGGCGATAGGCCGCCTCGCAGGTCAGCAGTTCGAGATGAGGTTTGGCTGTTTGCATGTTGTTGTTCTCATATTTTGTTCAAAAAAAAGCCCGCTGGGTAGCGGGCGGGTATCTGTTTGCATTTCGCAGACGCGTGACACTGCCCGAAGATCAGGAAGTGCGCCACCAGCCGTGCAGAGTGAAATGTGCTGTCATTTTCAGATACCTTTCTCGTGTGAACTTGCGTACTAGTTAACTAGTTCGATGGCGAGTTGTCAACCCTTGATTTCAGAATTTCACGTTAAGTCGGTATCATGGTGTTTTCGGATGTCTCCAACCTGTTATGGGAAGTGCTTTGAGCGATACCACCTACGCCATTATTTATGATTTACACAGCCATACTCAGGCCTCTGATGGCCTGCTGACACCCGAAGCCCTGGTTCATCGCGCCGTTGAAATGCGTGTCGGCACGCTGGCGATAACCGATCACGATACGACAGATGCCATTCCGGCGGCGCGCGCCGAGATCGCCCGCAGCGGGCTGGCGCTGAATCTGGTGTCCGGCGTCGAGATCTCGACCGTCTGGGAAAACCATGAGATTCATATTGTTGGCCTGAATATCGATATAGACCATCCGGCACTTACGGCATTTTTGCAAGAACAAAAAACGCGCCGCAATCAGCGCGCAGAGATGATCGGCGAGCGTCTGGAAAAGGCGCATATTCCGGGCGCGCTGGAAGGCGCGCAAAAGATGGCGAACGGCGGGGCGGTCACCCGCGGTCATTTCGCCCGTTTTCTGGTCGACGCGGGCAAAGCGACGACTATGGCGGACGTCTTTAAAAAGTATCTGGCGCGCGGTAAAACCGGATACGTTCCGCCACAGTGGTGTACAATAAAACAAGCTATTGATGTGATTCATCATTCTGGCGGTAAGGCCGTGCTGGCCCATCCTGGGCGGTATAATCTTTCTGCTAAATGGCTGAAAAGGCTGCTGGCACACTTTGCCGAATGCGGTGGCGAGGCGATGGAAGTCGCCCAGTGTCAGCAGGCGCCCAACGAGCGCGCGCAGCTCGCGACCTATGCCCGCCAGTTCGGCCTGCTTGGGTCACAGGGCTCTGATTTCCATCAGCCCTGCGCGTGGATCGAACTGGGGCGCAAGCTCTGGTTGCCTGCTGGCGTTGAGCCGGTCTGGCAGCTCTGGGAACAGCCGCAGCAAATTGAAGAGAGGGAAGTATGAGTCAGTTTTTCTATATCCATCCGGATAACCCGCAGCCACGTCTGATCAACCAGGCCGTGGAGATCGTCCGCAAAGGCGGCGTGATTGTCTACCCGACCGATTCAGGCTACGCGCTGGGCTGTAAAATTGAAGATAAAGGGGCAATGGAGCGCATTTGCCGTATTCGCCAGCTGCCGGACGGCCATAACTTTACCCTGATGTGCCGCGATCTCTCTGAGCTATCGACCTATGCGTATGTTGATAACGTGGCGTTTCGCCTGATTAAGAACAACACGCCCGGTAACTACACCTTCATCCTGAAGGGCACGAAGGAAGTACCGCGTCGTCTGCTGCAGGAGAAACGCAAAACCATCGGCATGCGCGTGCCGTCGAACCCGATTGCGCAGGCGCTGCTGGAAACCCTCGGTGAACCGATGCTCTCCACCTCGCTGATGCTGCCCGGAAGCGAGTTTACCGAGTCCGATCCGGAAGAGATCAAAGATCGCCTGGAGAAGGTGGTCGAGCTGATTATTCACGGCGGCTATCTCGGCCAGCAGCCGACCACCGTGGTCGACTTAACCGAAGATGCACCGGAAGTGATTCGTGAAGGCGTGGGTGACGTAAAGCCTTTCTTGTAAAGGTATAAGCAGATATACTACGCGGCCATCAAAGCAGGGCTCAGCCCTCTTTTGACCTGATTCGACGCCTGTGAAGGCGACACCTGAGGAAGCTCAATGAGCGAGAAGTTACAGAAAGTGCTGGCGCGTGCCGGCCACGGTTCACGCCGTGAAATCGAAGCCATTATTGAAGCGGGCCGCGTGAGTGTGGACGGTAAAATCGCCACGCTGGGTGACCGCGTAGAAATCGTACCGGGGCTGAAGATCCGCATCGATGGTCATCTTATCTCCGTTAAAGAGTCCGCTGAACAGATCTGCCGCGTACTGGCTTACTACAAGCCGGAAGGCGAGCTGTGCACCCGCAACGACCCGGAAGGTCGTCCGACGGTGTTTGACCGTCTGCCTAAACTGCGTGGCGCTCGCTGGATTGCCGTCGGCCGTCTGGACGTGAACACCTGCGGTCTGCTGCTGTTTACTACCGATGGTGAACTGGCAAACCGTCTGATGCACCCAAGCCGTGAAGTGGAACGTGAATACGCGGTGCGCGTATTTGGCCAGGTTGACGAAAATAAACTGCGCGATCTGTCGCGTGGCGTTCAGCTTGAAGACGGTCCTGCGGCGTTCAAAACCATCAAGTTTACCGGTGGGGAAGGCATTAACCAGTGGTACAACGTGACCCTGACCGAAGGCCGTAACCGCGAGGTGCGTCGTCTCTGGGAAGCGGTAGGCGTGCAGGTTAGCCGCCTGATCCGCGTTCGTTACGGCGACATTCTGCTGCCGAAAGGTCTGCCGCGCGGGGGTTATACCGAACTGGATCTGACCCAAACCAACTACCTGCGCGAGCTGGTTGGCCTGACGCCGGAAACCACCTCAAAAGTGGCGGTGGAAAAAGATCGTCGTCGCATGAAGGCGAATCAGATCCGTCGCGCGGTGAAGCGCCACAGCCAGGTGAGCAGCAGCCGCCGCTCCGGCAGCCGTAACAACAACGGTTAATATTAAAGCCCGGTGAACGCACCGGGCTTTTTTCTTTAGTAATCAATTCCAATTTGCGCTTTGATGCCTGCATCAAACGCATGTTTGACCGGACGCAGCTCGCTGACGGTATCGGCCATCTCCAGAATATCCCGATGACATCCGCGCCCCGTGACGATAACCGTCTGGTGTACAGGACGATTCTTCAGAGCATCCAGCACGGCTTCCAGCGGCAGGTAGTCGTAGGCGACCATATAGGTGATCTCATCCAGCAGAACCATATTCAGCGAGGGATTGGCCAGCATTCTCTTTGCATGCTCCCAGACGGCGAGACAGGCTGCAGTATCCGTTTCCCGGTTCTGAGTATCCCACGTAAACCCGGTCGCCATCACCTGAAACTCAACGCCGTGAGGCTCAAGCAAATTCCGCTCACCGTTGGGCCATTCGCCTTTGATAAACTGGATCACACCCACTTTTTGACCGTGTCCAACGGCGCGTGTCGCCGTGCCGAATGCGGCGGTGGTTTTCCCTTTTCCGTTGCCGGTAAAAACGATGACGATCCCACGTTCGTCCTGGGCTGCCGCGACGCGCGCATCGACCTGTTCTTTCAGACGCTGCTGGCGCTGCTGATGGCGTTCTTCACTCATTGCGAAATTCCTGGTTTACGTCCCGGCTGGGCGTCAAAGGTCATCCCGGTTTTGCGGCGGCTGTCGTCGCCCATCAGCCAGAGATAGAGCGGCATAATGTCTGCCGGGGTTTTCAGCTTCTGCGGATCTTCGCTCGGGAACGCGCTGGCGCGCATTTTGGTGCGCGTACCGCCCGGGTTAATGCAGTTTACGCGCAGATGGCGGTTCTGGTACTCCTCCGCCAGCACCTGCATCATGCCTTCGGTCGCGAATTTTGATACGGCATAGGCTCCCCAGTTTGCGCGTCCTTCACGGCCAACGCTGGACGAGGTAAAGACCAGTGACCCGGACTCGGATTTGAGTAATAAAGGAAGCAATGCCTGTGTGAGGTAAAAAGTGCCGTTGACGTTGACCTGCATCACCTGCTGCCAGATATCTGGATCCTGTTCATCCATCGGACGCACTTCACCTAGCAAACCGGCGTTATGCAGCACGCCGTCGAGTCTCGGATAGTGAGCGCTGATGCGCTGGGCTAATTCCTGGCACACCGCAGGCGTGCAGGTCAGTAAATCGAGCGTATACCACGGGGCCGGCGTGCCGCATACGGCCTCAATCTCCTGGGCGACGTTTTTCAGTTTTTCTTCGTTGCGCCCGATCAGAATGACGTTGGCGCCATATTCGGCGTATGTCAGGGCTGCCTCGCGGCCAATCCCGTCGCTGGCACCGGTGACAAGAATAATCCGGTTTTGCAGCAGATTTTTTTGCGGTTGATAATGCACGGTGACTCCTCAGGCGACCGGTGACGCAATGGCGCCTTTATGATGACTTTTCGGCTTTATGCCCGAATTAGCTTAATAATTCAATCAGTCTACAGGACGCATTACTGTAAAATTAACAATTTGCAAATATTTAAACTCCAGTCCGGGGATTCCTGAAGGCGGCTCGCAGAGGTAATGTCACGAGCGAGACGCATGGGCAGGGCTGTTGTACACTGCCGTGAAAGATTCGTGGTTAAATCAAGGTGAAACGCGTGGAATTACTTTCTCAATATGGGTTGTTTTTGGCCAAAATCGCGACGGTGGTGGTTGCCATTGCGGTGGTTGCCGTTCTGATTGCCAACCTGACGCAGCGCAAGCGTCAGCGTGGGGAGTTACGCATCACCCGCCTGAGCGAGCAGTATAAAGAGATGCAGGAAGAGATGTCTCTGGCGCTGCTTGATAGTCATCAACAGAAACTCTGGCAGAAAGCGCAGAAGAAAAAGCATAAACAGGAAGCCAAAGCGGCAAAGGCAAAAGCAAAGCTCAATGCGCCGCAGGATAAGGCCACGCCGCGCGTCTATGTGCTCGATTTTAAAGGCAGTATGGATGCGCATGAAGTGTCTTCTCTGCGGGAAGAAGTGACTGCCGTTCTGGCCGTGGCGACACCGCAGGATCAGGTTGTCGTGCGTCTTGAAAGCCCGGGCGGGGTGGTTCACGGTTACGGACTGGCCGCCTCACAGCTGCAGCGCCTGCGTGAAAAACAGATCCCGCTGACCGTTGCCGTGGATAAAGTGGCCGCGAGCGGTGGCTACATGATGGCCTGCGTGGCGGACAAAATTGTTGCCGCGCCGTTCTCCATTATTGGCTCGATCGGCGTGGTCGCACAAATTCCGAACTTTAACCGCTTCCTGAAAAATAAAGAGATTGATATCGAACTTCACACGGCGGGTCAGTACAAACGTACCCTGACGCTGCTGGGGGAAAACACGGAAGAAGGGCGTCAAAAATTCCGCGAAGATCTCAACGAAACGCATCATCTCTTTAAAGATTTTGTACACCGTATGCGCCCAACGCTCGATATTGAACAGGTCGCGACGGGCGAGCACTGGTACGGCGTCCAGGCGCAGGAGAAAGGGCTGGTGGATGAAGTCGGAACCAGCGACGATCTGCTGCTCAATCTGATGGAAGGCCGGGAACTGGTGGGCGTGCGCTTTACCCAGCGTAAGCGACTCCTTGACCGCTTTACCAACAGTGCGGCAGAAAGCGCGGACCGTCTGCTGCTGCGCTGGCTACAGCGCGGACAAAAACCGCTGCTGTAAACAAAAACGCGAGGCATATGCCTCGCGTTTTGCGTTAATCGACCAGGTGATATTTCTCTGAAAGCGTATGCGCCAGGTATTTGAACATGTTAAACACGGCGGTGCTTTTCGGGGTCGGTAAACCCTGTTCGTCAAGGAAGTATTCGCCGCTGAAAATCAGCACGCCATTACGCTGCTCTACCCCGGTGGCTTCAATGCCCGCCAGCGTATCTTCATGGTCACGGATAAGCTTGTTTGCTTCGATAAGCAGAGAGGCTCGGTCAATAGGTTGGGTCGTATTCTGCATAATCCACTCCTTAAACAGTGACAATAGTCTACGCCGAGGGCGCTTTGGGGGCAAATTTTCCCTGTAATGTGAGGGGATAAGGTGCAGGGTCCTGGCTGGCGGGATCTGCTTTTGCATGCTAATAAAGTTGCGTAACGAATTTTATCAGGTAGAGTGTGCGCTTTCGTCATTCTGGCAACAGAATTGCTTGACATTCAACCGGGAATTCGTCACGAATTACACGAGATGTGAGAAAAATACCCGAAAACTCAATCACCTGGGCGTCTTCTCATTAACGTCCGGTAAGTCAAAGGGGTTGATATCTCCTGAGGCAGTCGCAATATCATTGGCTCGTCGTCAGCGGAAGGGAAATCAACGTGCGGCGTATTCCTGGAAGAATTAAATTAGGTAAAGGTGAATATGGGTAAAGCTCTCGTCATCGTTGAGTCCCCGGCAAAAGCCAAAACGATCAATAAGTATCTGGGTAATGACTACGTGGTTAAGTCCAGCGTCGGTCATATCCGCGATTTGCCGACCAGTGGCTCAGCCAGCAAAAAGAGCGCAGACTCTACCTCCACCAAAGGGGCTAAAAAGCCTAAAAAGGATGAACGTAGCGCGCTTGTCAACCGCATGGGTGTTAACCCATGGCATAACTGGGATGCACAATATGAAGTGCTGCCCGGGAAAGAAAAAGTCGTTAACGAGCTGAAGCAGCTTGCTGAAAAAGCAGACCACATCTATCTCGCAACCGACCTTGACCGCGAAGGGGAAGCCATTGCGTGGCACCTGCGGGAAGTGATCGGTGGTGATGACAAACGCTACAGCCGTGTAGTGTTTAACGAAATTACGAAGAATGCGATTCGTCAGGCGTTTGAGAAGCCGGGCGAACTGAATATTGACCGCGTAAACGCACAGCAGGCTCGTCGCTTTATGGACCGCGTTGTGGGCTACATGGTCTCTCCACTGCTGTGGAAGAAGATTGCCCGTGGCCTGTCCGCAGGGCGTGTGCAATCCGTCGCCGTGCGTCTGGTCGTTGAGCGTGAGCGCGAAATTAAAGCCTTCGTGCCGGAAGAGTTCTGGGAAGTCGATGCCAATGTGACCACGCCGGGCGGTGACGCTCTGCCGCTGCAGGTGAGCCATCACAACGACAAGCCTTTCCGTCCAGAAAACCGCGACCAGACCATGGCCGCCGTAGCGCTGCTGGAAAAAGCACGCTATCAGGTGCTGGAACGTGAAGACAAACCGACCAGCAGCAAGCCGGGGGCACCGTTTATTACCTCCACGCTGCAACAGGCTGCAAGCACGCGTCTGGGTTATGGCGTGAAGAAGACCATGATGATGGCCCAGCGCCTGTATGAAGCGGGCTACATCACCTACATGCGTACCGACTCAACCAACCTGAGTCAGGACGCGGTCAGCATGGTGCGCGGCTACATCAGTGACAATTTCGGTAAGAAATACCTGCCGGAAAGCGCTAACCAGTTCGCCAGCAAAGAGAACTCTCAGGAAGCACACGAAGCGATTCGTCCTTCTGACGTCTCGGTGTTAGCGGAATCGCTGAAAGACATGGAAGCCGACGCGCAGAAGCTGTATCAGCTGATCTGGCGCCAGTTCGTGGCGTGCCAGATGACGCCAGCGCAGTACGACTCCACCACGCTGACCGTTGGTGCGGGTGAGTTCCGTCTCAAAGCGCGCGGTCGTATCCTGCGTTTCGACGGCTGGACGAAGGTGATGCCAGCGCTGCGTAAAGGTGATGAAGACCGAACGCTGCCGGCGGTAAATAAAGGGGATGAGCTCTCGCTGGTTGACCTCGTGCCAGCCCAGCACTTCACCAAGCCGCCTGCGCGCTTCAGTGAAGCGTCCCTGGTGAAAGAGCTGGAAAAACGCGGTATTGGTCGTCCGTCGACCTACGCGTCCATCATCTCGACGATCCAGGACCGTGGCTACGTACGCGTTGAAAACCGCCGTTTCTATGCGGAAAAAATGGGTGAGATCGTCACTGACCGTCTGGAGGCAAACTTCCGCGAGTTGATGAACTACGATTTCACCGCGCAAATGGAAGACAGCCTCGACCAGGTTGCCAGCCATCAGGCGGAATGGAAAAAGGTACTCGACAGCTTCTTCAGCGACTTTACCGACCAGCTTGAAAAAGCGGAGAAAGATCCTGAAGAGGGCGGCATGCTGCCTAACCAGATGGTTCTGACCAGCATCGACTGTCCAACCTGCGGCCGCAAGATGGGGATCCGCACAGCAACCACGGGCGTATTCCTTGGCTGCTCCGGCTATGCGCTGTCACCAAAAGAGCGCTGCAAAACCACCATCAACCTGGTGCCTGAGAACGAAGTTCTCAACGTGCTGGAGGGTGACGATGCGGAAACTAACGCTCTGCGTGCCAAACGCCGCTGCAAGAAATGCGGCACGGCAATGGACAGCTACCTGATCGATCCAAAACGTAAGCTGCACGTCTGCGGTAATAACCCAACGTGTGACGGGTATGAGATCGAAGAGGGCGAGTTCCGCATTAAAGGCTATGACGGCCCGATTGTGGAATGCGAGAAGTGCGGCTCTGAAATGCACCTGAAAATGGGGCGTTTCGGTAAGTACATGGCCTGTACCAACGACGAGTGTAAAAACACGCGCAAAATTCTGCGTAACGGCGAAGTGGCTCCTCCGAAGGAAGATCCGGTTCCGCTGCCAGAACTGCCGTGCGAGAAATCCGACGCGTACTTCGTGCTGCGTGATGGTGCCGCAGGTGTCTTCCTGGCCGCCAACACCTTCCCGAAATCGCGTGAAACGCGCGCGCCGCTGGTGGAAGAGTTGCATCGCTTCCGCGATCGTCTGCCTGAGAAACTGCGTTATCTGGCCGATGCGCCACAGCAGGATCCGGAAGGCAACAAAACCGTGGTACGGTTTAGCCGTAAAACTAAGCAGCAGTATGTTGCGGCCGAGAAAGAGGGTAAAGCGACCGGATGGTCTGCCTTCTTTGTCGATGGCAAATGGGTTGAAGGCAAGAAATAATCTTCCCTTACCGTAACTTACCTGTAAAAGGGCCGGATTTCCGGCCCTTTTTTATTGCCTTGTTATTATTTTTTGTTCCGTACTATACAGTCAGGCTATAAATGATATAGTGGTTATAGTTAACCTGTTTCTTATTATTAAATCGTCTTAAGCGATTGACCGCATGCGCTAAATCGGATGGTCTGGCATGAAATTACAGCAGCTTCGTTATATCGTTGAGGTGGTGAATCATAACCTTAACGTCTCTTCTACCGCCGAGGGGTTGTATACCTCGCAACCGGGCATCAGCAAACAAGTTCGTATGCTGGAGGACGAGTTAGGTATCCAGATATTTGCCCGCAGCGGTAAGCATCTCACCCAGGTGACGCCTGCGGGGCAGGAAATCATCCGCATTGCGCGTGAAGTCCTCTCCAAAGTCGATGCGATTAAGTCTGTGGCGGGAGAACACACCTGGCCGGATAAAGGTTCGCTGTATATTGCCACGACGCATACCCAGGCGCGCTATGCGCTACCCGGCGTTATCAAAGGCTTTATCGAGCGTTATCCTCGCGTCTCTTTGCATATGCATCAGGGCTCGCCAACGCAAATTGCTGAAGCCGTTTCCAAGGGGAATGCAGATTTTGCCATCGCCACCGAAGCGCTTCACCTGTATGACGATCTGGTGATGCTTCCATGCTATCACTGGAACCGTTCTATCGTGGTGACCCCCGATCACCCCCTGGCGGGCAAAGGGTCGGTCTCTATCGAAGAGCTGGCGCAATATCCGCTGGTAACGTATACGTTTGGCTTTACCGGACGGTCCGAGCTTGATACGGCCTTTAACCGGGCAGGGTTAACGCCGCGCATTGTCTTTACCGCGACGGACGCCGACGTGATTAAAACCTATGTGCGGCTTGGTCTGGGGGTGGGCGTTATTGCCAGCATGGCGGTGGATCCGGTGTCAGACCCTGACCTGGTGCGTCTTGATGCGCATGATGTTTTCAGTCATAGCACCACAAAGATTGGCTTCCGTCGCAGCACCTTCCTGCGCAGCTATATGTATGATTTTATTCAGCGCTTTGCCCCTCATTTAACGCGTGACGTGGTTGATACCGCCGTTGCATTACGCTCAAATGAAGATATTGAAGAGATGTTTAAAGACATCAAACTCCCCGAAAAATAATCACACCCGGTATCTTTCCCTTAGGGAAAGATACCGAAATAACGCCTCAAAGCTAAATTAGAATTATCATCATCTGCGTATCCCCTGTCATATAATGTCATTATCCATTTAATCCGTATGGTTATAATGTCGTGAATTGGCGACAAAAGTAGAAACTAATTTACGCCTTCGCAAATTTTTCTTTTCAATTATTTATTTCTGGTCAAAAGATTGAATATTTCATACCTTCCGGTGCGTAAATTCACTGGCTTTTCGGCTAAAGTTTCTTTAGGATTTATCTCAACAGATGATTAATTGTACCAATTGTTTGGTCCTAAATGATAAGCGATGTCGATTGTATGAGGTTAGCAATGCCTTCAGGAAGTGAAGAACCGCAAAGGGATCCTGCGCTCAAGCGTAAAGCCTGGCTGGCGGTCTTTCTCGTCTCTACCCTGTTTTGGGTGGTGGTTGCTCTCCTGGCCTGGAAATATTGGGGTTAAATATGGCAGTGACGGTACGTACAGAAACGGTAAAACAGATGTGTCAGCATCGTGACAACGGCCACAGAGGGCGTAAAGCACCTGCGACTGTTGTACCCGCGTCCTGGAAACTGACGCCGCAGCAGCAAGCGTTTATTGATGTGTTCGCAGAAGACGAACCCAAAAAACAATAATTTAGTTAATTGCGTAATGATGCAAATAGTCTGAATATCGACTCTGCACTTTCGTACTCTTTAATAAATACACATCAGCAATATAGCACTGAGGACTTACCTCGGAACTTTTAATAAATAATGCCTGGTGTCCCTATGATGAATAACATGACGTCTCACAAATACTGGTCATGGATCGGCGTTTTTACCGTGTCGATTCTGTTCTGGAGTCAGCTCATCTGGTTGGCCCTCCACTAAATTGTAAAACCTCGCTACGGCGGGGTTTTTTGTTTTTCCTTTCTGGACCAATCCTAAATTTATCAATTTGGGTTGTTATCAAAACGTTACGACATCTTTGTGTTATCTTTAATTACGGCCCTGATGATTGTCGGGGCATCTCTGTGATTAAGGAGGAGCTTATGTCGTTAACCCTACGCGAAGCCAGTAAGGATACGTTACAGGCAGAAAATAAAACCTGGCATTACTACAGCCTGCCGCTGGCTGCCAGAACGCTTGGGGACATTTCGCGTTTACCCAAGTCATTGAAAGTTTTACTGGAAAATCTGTTGCGCTGGCAGGACGGTGACTCTGTCACCCTCGATGATATCCAGGCGCTGGCAGGGTGGCTGGAAAATGCCCATGCCGACAGAGAAATCGCCTACCGCCCGGCCAGGGTGCTGATGCAGGACTTTACCGGTGTTCCTGCCGTCGTTGATTTAGCCGCGATGCGCGAGGCCGTTAAGCGTCTCGGCGGAGATACGGCAAAAGTGAATCCGCTTTCCCCCGTTGACCTCGTCATTGACCACTCCGTAACCGTTGACCGCTTTGGGGATGACGACGCCTTTGGCGAGAACGTGCGTCTGGAGATGGAGCGCAACCACGAGCGCTACGTGTTCCTGAAGTGGGGGCAGCAGGCGTTCAGCCGGTTTAGCGTGGTCCCGCCAGGGACCGGTATTTGTCACCAGGTTAACCTTGAATATCTGGGTAAAGCCGTCTGGAGTGAATTGCAGGATAAAGAGTGGGTCGCCTATCCGGACACGCTGGTGGGCACGGACTCCCATACCACCATGATCAACGGTCTGGGCGTGCTGGGCTGGGGCGTCGGGGGTATCGAAGCGGAAGCGGCCATGCTCGGCCAGCCGGTGTCCATGCTTATCCCTGACGTGGTGGGCTTCAAGCTCACCGGCAAGCTGTCTGAAGGCATTACCGCCACCGATCTGGTGCTCACCGTCACCCAGATGCTGCGTAAGCATGGTGTGGTGGGCAAGTTTGTAGAATTCTACGGGGATGGTCTGGATTCGCTGCCGCTGGCCGACCGCGCCACCATTGCCAATATGGCGCCGGAATACGGTGCAACCTGCGGCTTTTTCCCCATCGATGACGTCACGCTGGAATACATGCGCCTTAGCGGGCGCAGCGAAGAGCAGGTCGCGCTGGTGGAGGCCTATACCAAAGCGCAGGGCATGTGGCGAAACCCGGGCGATGAACCGGTCTTCACCAGCACGCTCGAACTCGATATGGGAAGCGTCGAGGCGAGCCTCGCCGGACCGAAACGTCCACAGGATCGGGTTGCGCTGAGTGACGTGCCAAAAGCCTTTGCCGCCAGCAATGCCCTTGAAGTGAACGTGGCGCAGAAAGATCACCGTCCGGTCGACTATGTTCTGAACGGACATCAGTATCAGCTCCCGGATGGCGCGGTTGTTATTGCGGCTATTACCTCCTGTACCAACACCTCGAACCCCAGCGTCTTAATGGCGGCCGGTCTGCTGGCGAAAAAGGCGGTAGAGCTTGGGCTAAAACCTCAGCCATGGGTCAAGGCCTCGCTGGCACCGGGTTCCAAAGTGGTATCGGATTACCTGGCGCAGGCCAAACTGACGCCGTACCTTGACGAACTGGGCTTTAACCTCGTGGGCTACGGCTGTACGACCTGTATTGGTAACTCCGGCCCGCTGCCTGAACCCATTGAAACGGCGATCAGGCAGGGTGACCTGACGGTAGGCGCGGTCTTGTCCGGTAACCGAAACTTTGAAGGGCGTATTCACCCGCTGGTGAAAACCAACTGGCTCGCCTCACCGCCGCTGGTTGTGGCATATGCCCTTGCAGGGAACATGAATATCAACCTGGCGACCGACCCGATTGGTCACGATCGCAAGAACGATCCTGTATACCTGAAAGATATCTGGCCATCTTCACGTGAAATCGCGCTGGCCGTTGAAAAGGTCTCAACCGAGATGTTCCGCAAAGAGTATGCGGAGGTCTTTGAAGGCACGCCGGAGTGGAAAACCATCAACGTCGTGGGCTCAGATACCTACGACTGGCAGGATGACTCGACCTATATTCGTCTGTCGCCGTTCTTTGATGAGATGCTGGCCGAGCCGGCACCGCTTAAGGATATCCACGGCGCGCGCATACTGGCGATGCTGGGAGATTCCGTCACGACCGACCATATCTCTCCGGCGGGGAGTATCAAAGCCGATAGCCCGGCAGGCCGTTATCTGCAAAGCCGGGGCGTCGAACGCCGCGATTTTAACTCCTACGGATCTCGTCGCGGTAATCATGAAGTCATGATGCGCGGAACGTTTGCCAACATCCGCATTCGTAACGAAATGGTCCCGGGCGTGGAAGGGGGCATGACGCGCCATCTGCCGGGGACGGAAGTCGTTTCGATCTATGATGCGGCGGTCAAATATCAACAGGAAGGAACGCCGCTGGCAGTGATCGCCGGGAAAGAGTACGGTTCCGGCTCCAGCCGCGACTGGGCGGCGAAAGGTCCGCGTCTGCTTGGCGTTCGCGTGGTCATCGCCGAATCGTTCGAACGTATTCACCGCTCGAATCTGATCGGTATGGGGATCCTGCCGCTCGAGTTCCCTCAGGGCGTGACGCGTAAAACGCTGGGACTGACCGGGGAAGAGCAGATTGAGATTAGCGGTCTGCAAAACCTGCAGCCGGGGAAAACGGTGCCGGTGAAGTTAACGCGGGCAGACGGGGAAACCGAGGTGCTGGATTGCCGGTGCCGTATTGATACGGCAACC
This region of Enterobacter asburiae genomic DNA includes:
- the acnA gene encoding aconitate hydratase AcnA — its product is MSLTLREASKDTLQAENKTWHYYSLPLAARTLGDISRLPKSLKVLLENLLRWQDGDSVTLDDIQALAGWLENAHADREIAYRPARVLMQDFTGVPAVVDLAAMREAVKRLGGDTAKVNPLSPVDLVIDHSVTVDRFGDDDAFGENVRLEMERNHERYVFLKWGQQAFSRFSVVPPGTGICHQVNLEYLGKAVWSELQDKEWVAYPDTLVGTDSHTTMINGLGVLGWGVGGIEAEAAMLGQPVSMLIPDVVGFKLTGKLSEGITATDLVLTVTQMLRKHGVVGKFVEFYGDGLDSLPLADRATIANMAPEYGATCGFFPIDDVTLEYMRLSGRSEEQVALVEAYTKAQGMWRNPGDEPVFTSTLELDMGSVEASLAGPKRPQDRVALSDVPKAFAASNALEVNVAQKDHRPVDYVLNGHQYQLPDGAVVIAAITSCTNTSNPSVLMAAGLLAKKAVELGLKPQPWVKASLAPGSKVVSDYLAQAKLTPYLDELGFNLVGYGCTTCIGNSGPLPEPIETAIRQGDLTVGAVLSGNRNFEGRIHPLVKTNWLASPPLVVAYALAGNMNINLATDPIGHDRKNDPVYLKDIWPSSREIALAVEKVSTEMFRKEYAEVFEGTPEWKTINVVGSDTYDWQDDSTYIRLSPFFDEMLAEPAPLKDIHGARILAMLGDSVTTDHISPAGSIKADSPAGRYLQSRGVERRDFNSYGSRRGNHEVMMRGTFANIRIRNEMVPGVEGGMTRHLPGTEVVSIYDAAVKYQQEGTPLAVIAGKEYGSGSSRDWAAKGPRLLGVRVVIAESFERIHRSNLIGMGILPLEFPQGVTRKTLGLTGEEQIEISGLQNLQPGKTVPVKLTRADGETEVLDCRCRIDTATELTYYQNDGILHYVIRKMLD